Genomic window (Tamandua tetradactyla isolate mTamTet1 chromosome 3, mTamTet1.pri, whole genome shotgun sequence):
ATCCTGGTACAGTTTCTTATTTATATTGTTTCTAGTTTGACCAAGTGAAATTCACGTACAAATATTCtcattttgcttcatgtattctCTCATAGAAGTATTCTTCTCCAACTAGAATTATATTCTCTCATGAGTAGTAATGACATATTCATAAAACAGCTTTCCATTTTGTGCTTTGTGTTGTGGCTCTGATCAACTTTTAAGGCTCAGAGTTTACTTGATTGGCTTTCTTAAATATTGCAATCGATTTTTAAGAGGCAGGGAGGAAAGACTTCAAGAGAGGTGAGAAAGTGGAATGGCCAGCAGAGAGTTTTATGGTGGAGAAGAGGCCTCAGTGACCCCCTCAGAGCTCAATTAGAACCTGAAGACAGCAGTTCACAGGAGAAGGGGAGGCCAAGAAATGAAACCAGTGGACCCACACCTATTTGAGCAATTGGATGAAAGATAAGAGAGTGGATGAGGACATGGCCCTGAGAAGATGGTGGGGTCAGGGGAGTTTATTGGTAGGGAACACAGGTCTTGCCCTGTGTGTGGACAGAAGGGCCTGCTGAGTGGGTGAAAGGTTTATTCTGTAATGATTCACTTAAGGAGGGTCTGTGCCTTCCAATCACACTCTGTCTTGCTCAATGGCTCCATGATAAGTAGGTGAGAAGCATCAGGTGGAAGCAGAGGCTTGTGTGGAGTCAGCCGCCATGAATTCTGCTGAGATGGCGACTGGCCTCTAGCTTCCCCTGTGGTGCTCATGGGGCTGATGCTTTTCCTGGACCTCGGACCTTGGGCTGAGGGTGGGAAGGTGCTGGTGGTGCCCACAGAAGGCAGCCACTGGCTCAGCATGCGGAAGCTCGTGCAGGAGCTCAGTGCTAGAAGCCACCAGGCCGTCGTGCTTGGACCAGAGGTGAACATGCACATCAAAGGAACTGATTTTTTCACCCTGAAAACTTATGCTACTCCGCACACCCAGGAAGAATATGACCATCTTTTGGGGGCCCACAGTCATATGATTTTTGAACAAATTCATTATCTgaagatgttttttaaaagtatagaaaTCTTGAAAAAGGCATCTATGCTCTATCATATATCTTGTACAGAGCTACTGCATGAAAAGGAGCTGATCAGGTCCCTGAATGCCAGCTCATTTGATGTGGTTCTAACAGACCCCATTTACCCCTGTGGGTCCTTGCTGGCTGAGTACCTGTCTATGCCTGCTGTGTATTTTTTGCGTCTCATTCCATGTGACTTGGATTATGAGGGTACACAATGCCCAAACCCTTCCTCGTATATTCCTAGGTTCTTAATGATGAATTCAGACCACATGACATTCCTGCAGCGGGTCAAGAACATGCTCTACCCTCTGACCCTAAAATACATTTGCCATGTTTCTTTCTTCCCCTATGCAAGCCTTGCCACTGAGCTCCTGCAGAGACAGATGTCCCCAGTGGATATTTTCAGATACAGATCCGTGTGGGTCTTCAGAGGAGACTTTGTGATGGACTATCCCAGACCCATCATGCCCAACATGGTCTTCATTGGGGGCATAAACTGTGCCCACAGAAAGCCACTGCCTCAGGTCTGTATGGGTGCCTTTACACAATCAGTTTTTGAAACTTTCTTTCAAGTGCTTACTTACCTACCCATCTCCCTAaagatgtctctctctctccctataaAAGTCTTTGTGAAGGTACATTGTTAAATCATCCTCAGTAGTGTGGTACAGTTTGGTCCCTGAGAGGAAGGAGAGGCATGTGTGGGGGTATGAAATCATGAAAGGATGATAGGAGGGATCATTGAAATCGAACCATGAGCCCAGGAATCCAGTGAAGGTGCGGTCAGGATGATGAGATATGAGTGTAACTGAAAAAGGCTTTTTTCAGGAATGTTCACAATTGGTTTCTACTGCTTTACTTATAATTTCTGAGGAATCTTACATTCGTCCTCAGCATTTGGATTTGTTGGCTTGAATTCTTGGAGgctgtattttgtttcttaatccacTGAGCCAACTATCACTTTCATCGGGAAATCAGCCCCTTTATGTCTTATGCAACTAATTTATATAAATCCTATGATGTTAGATCTTTTATAGTTGTTGTGTTCTTACTCTGTacttccttttattaatgaatGTAATATGATAAAGGACTCTAAACTTCATCCTTCTTTCTGATCCAATCACAAGGTTAGTATTCTACTTGATTTTCCCCCTTTGTtgatgtgttttttatttataaatatatattcatctaCTGGGTTTGTAATCCTGCTGAAAGTAGGAAGACATTTAAAATGAATTGTTGCTATTTTCTCTTAGTTTACGAATATGTCATTTTCTAGCTGGATGATCTTGATCTTAATCAGTCTCCAATAATAAATcacccaataaatatttcctgtcaACATTATTTTTGCTACAATCTAAGTGTTGCTCAGGTGGACAAGGTGTGTCATCTGGAGACTGGCTGTCAGCCCCGCTTGACCTTAATGGTCCATGATCCTTGTGGTCCAGGATCTACCTTGACCCCTGGTTGTCTCCACAACTCAATCCCAGCAGCTATTTTcttgtctcttttgactgttgTAGCTCTTTTAGACTAACAATTGTGGATTAACCTATTGAAATCCAAGTGTATTTATGAGAATATCTGcctgtatttctgtttttcctttagaGATGTTGATGTCAATTTATTTGATGCATAAAGATCATTATTTGTGATTTTCATTATGATAAGCTCAGTATTATGATTTTTGCCCCATTAATTCTTCTTCTTTTAGTTTTGACTTTACTTGTCTGGTTTATTTACCCTTAGACTTGACTCCTTTAAGTAGCTTTTGCAATTCTTCTCTAAGATGAAAGATCAAAGTCTAAGTCTTTATTTGTTTGCTCCCCATCTTTCTTCATTAATCTAAATAATTAGGACAGATTGAATTtcatcttctcaaagaaacagcttttggctttgtttattccttcatctctttttaattctattttgctaatttcagcttttcttttttaaattgttgatcTCAATCTTGCGTTGAAGTATTTTGGTGTTATCAGCTGTAAATAAAACGTTTCCTATTCATTAGGTTTTGGTAtgcatttctcttcctttcattgttcttaacagaattttaatttcaatttttgatTTCCACTTCAATTAATGGCTATCTAGAAGGCTGTTTCTTAatgtataatttaataatatagttAAGAGTTTTAGCCTTTCCCCTTATATTTCCACAAATTATTTTGTATTCGAATTAGAGGACTTTTTTGCATGAAGTcaaaattttgataatttctcAATAAGTGTTCTAGTACAATTCTAGTACATAATTGTCTACAGAGGTAGAATGCAAGCCACATCTGTAatgtaaaattttctagtaggcacattttaaataaaaacatattaaattaattttaataatatattttgtttctgataGAAAAATATCCTTTCAGCATTTATTcagtataaaattattaatgagatgttgtatattctcatttttcataCTGTCTTCAAAAcctattatatattttacacttacagcatTTCTCAATGTGAACTAAGCACAATTCACGTGCTCAATAGTCATATGTAGTTCGTGACTTGTATATTGGGTACCATGCAatcaatatttgtaaatattccaTGGATACATCTTAGAATGTATTTTTAAGGGCCTATTAGTTACTGTAATATTGATTttgttattgtataatacaattttcctattttaaagagaTTCTACTGACTCTGCTCAATTTTGACAAAGATATCTTAAAATATCCCCTTCTAACTGAATTTTGGTCGTTTTGGGGTTccaatatttttgctttatatgtatgtatatatatatatacatgctagATTGCTTGGTGCACAAAGGTTTATGATTCTTGGATTTTCTTCATAGAGTTTGCTTTTGTAATAAAATAACATCCCTTAACATACTCCGTATCTGATATCAATAGTGCTATGCTTGATTTTTGTATTCCTTGTCTCTTTACTGTAAAAACAAACTCATGCTTTTAAAGTTTACTTGTGAAGAGCACATTTATAAAGACTCCATTCTGACAGTCTCTAGTGTGGTTCTGATCAACTTTTAAAGTTCAGATTTTACTTGATTGGCTTTCTTAAATATTGCAATAGCTTTTTAAGAGGCagggaagaaagacttcaaaaggGGTGAGAGAGTGCCACGGCCAGCAGAGAGTTTTACAGTGGGGAAGAGGCCTCAGTGACCCCCTCAGAGCTCAGTTAGAACACGAGAGATGGCAGTTCATAGGAGAAGGGgaggcagagaaatgaaaccagtgTCCCCACACCTGTTTGGGCAGTTGGGTGAAAGATAAGAAAGTGGATGAGGACATGGTCCTGAGAAGGTGGCAGGGTCAGGGGAGTTTATTGGAGAGGGATCCTGGATCTCGTGCTGTGTGCAGACAGAAGGGCCTGCTGAGTGGGTGGAAGGTTTATTCTGTAATGATTCACTTAAAGAGGGTCTGTGCCTTCCAATCACACTCCATCTTGCTCAATGGCTCAGTAATAAGTGGGTGAGAAGCTTCAGGTGGAAGCACAGGTTTGTGTGGAGTCAGCCACCATGGAAATCTGCTGAGATGGTGATGGGTCTCCAGCTTACCCTGTGGCTGCTCCTGGGGCTGGTACTTTTCCTGGACCTCAGGCCCTGGGAAGAGGACCTTGGGACCTTGGGTGGGAAGGTGCTGGTGGTGCTCACAGAAGGCAGCCACTGGCTCAACATGTGGAAGCTCATGTAGGTGCTCAGTGCCAGAGGCCTCCAGGCCATCATCACACCAGAGGTGAACACACACGTCAAAGGAGCCAACTTTTTCACCCTGGAAACCTATGCCATTCCCTACACCCAGGAAGAATATGACCAACTTTTGGCAGGCCACAGTCATATGATTTTTGAACAAATGGATTTTCTGAAGATGTTTTCTAAAAGAATAGTGATGTTGAAAAAGGTATGTGCACTCTCAAAAATCATAACAAGGAACTGATCAGGTCCCTGAATGCCAGCTCATTTGATGTGGTTCTAAGCAACCCCATTTACCCCTGCAGATCCTTGCTGGCTGAGTACCTCTCTGTTCctgctatgtttttttttgtgttttcttccatGTGACTTGGATTCTGAGGGTACCCAAACCCTTCCTCATATATTCCTGGGTTATTAACAATGAATTCAGACCACATGACGTTCCTGCAGCGGGTCAAGAACATGCTCTACCCTCTGACCCTGAAatacattttccatatttctttctcCCCCATGCAAGCCTTGCCTCTGAGCTTCTGCAGAGACAGATTTCCCTGGTGGATATTTTCAGATACAGATCCATGTGGCATTTCAGAAGAAACTTTGTGATGGACTATCCCTGGCCTGTCATGCCCAACATGGTTTTCATTGGGGGCATGAACTTTGCCCTCAGAAAGCCACTGTCTCAGGTCTCTGTGGATGTCTTTACCCATTCAGGGTTCCCGGTggaacccattttttaaaaaaacttctttcAAGTGCTTTCATATCTaccaatctttttaaatatgtctatctttcattttccctttaacAACCTTCGGTGAGATACATTGCTAAAGTGTCTCCAGTAGTGCGAGTAAATTGGCATGGTCACTGAGAGGAAGGAAAGGTAGGGGGTAAGGGTCCATAATATGATGACAAGCTACTGTGTGTCTCAACAAAGTCCATTCATTCATAGAGGCACCATTTTTGTGGTTGTGCAAATGTCTTCTGCTATGTAGAAGAAGAAAAGCTGATCTGTCTGGGGAACTGACGTAGGTATGGATTTTGGAACCAGCAGATTGTGCTGGTTTTCAAGGTCCTGTCTTGGAAGGGATGGAGATGTGATTACAAGGGGACCTAACCAGTCAGAACAGTTGAAGTTTCAAAAACATTGAATAAGTTAAGTGGAAGTGAGACAATGCCAGAGAGGTAGGATTAGGGCTTCTCATTAGAGTGAGAAATAATGAACTCTAACTTTTCTGAGCTTTTCTGACAGGATGTCCCTGACCTGGAGTTTGTCCCTAGAGTAGAGTGGGGGATGTTCCAGATTTGGGTAGGCATCATGACAGTTGCATTTCAAATAGGTCTTCTACTTAGGAACCTGAACTCCTGAAAGGATGGTAGTAAGGGTCATCGTGATCAAACCATGAGCCTAAGAACCCATGAAGGTGGGGTCAGGGATGAATAGGTGGGAGTGTAGTAGGCGAAGGGTTTGTCTGGAAGTTGACCACACCACAGAATTGATCCCACACCACCCCAAGTCTCCGTGATAGTAAGTACTGTTGTGCCAATAATTTGAGAGGCATCTTACATTAACCCTCTACATTTGGATGCATTTGTTTGAATTTGGGAGACGGGGGGctggatttcaattttttttttttattattggaaTTCGTTTCTTAATCCACTAAGTGAGCTGTCACTTTTATAGAGAAATCAGCATATTCATGTCCTATTCATCTAATTTATATAACTCCTCTGATATTAGATCTTTTATACTTGTTTTCTtactatgtatttctttttattaatgattgttttattataaaggattctaatcttcattactttttttatCAAATCACAAGGTAACTATTCATACTTGATTCTTCCCCTTtgtttttgtacttttaaaattatcaataaatattcatcTAGTAGATCTGTGAAACTGCTGAAAagtaggaaatatttaaaatgatttggTACTATTTTAGTGTGTCTATGTAAAAATGTCCTCTGAAGTTACCTGCATCAGTTCAAGCTTCAGTGTCCTTCTTCCAGCTGGTTGAGCGTGATCATAATCAGTCCCAATAATAAATCACCCAATAGATGATatctatcaccattattattgcTATAATCAAAATATTGCCCAGGTGGACAAGGTGTGTCATCTGGAGACTGGCTGTCTACCACTTGACCTTCAAGGTCCATGATCTTTGTGGTCCAGTATCTACCTTGACCCTTGGCAATCTCCACAACTCAATCTCAGCtgttatttcttgtttattttgacatttgtagCTCTTATAGAGTTGCAGTTGTGAATTAAGCCTTGGAAATACAAGTGTATTTAGGGGAATGTCTGCTggtatttctgcttttcttttagaCATATTGAAGCCCATTTATTTGGTGCATAAAAGATCATTTACTTGTGATCTTCATCATGTATTATACATGATAGGCTCAATTATTATGATTTTTGTCtcattaattcttcttttttaattttgaattactGTCACCCTTACTTATTGAGTTTAGTTTACCCTTAGATTGTCTCCTTTAGTagcttttgttctttattctaaGATGAAAGGTCAAAGTCTAAGTCTTTTATATGTTTGCTCCTTATCATTCTTGCAGTTTAAAGGCTTATGATAGATAGAATTATTTTATTGGTCTTCTCAAAGAAACAGCTTGGCAATTTGTTTACTCCCTCCGTTTCTTTTATTATTCTACTTTGCTAATTTCAGCttacttttaaaactatttaactTATCCTTGCATTAAAGTATTATGTTGTTGAAGGCTATAAATAcaactttttctgtttgttcagtTTTGGTATAcatttctctccctttcattggaaaattttaatttcaatttttgattttcaattttatttttatggctaTGTAGTTGCTGTcttttaatttatgtatatataagaCTTTTAACTTTCCTTTATTCTTGTTTACTAATTATTTTGGGTTATAATTAGAGAATATTTTTTGTAAAGTCACTGCTTTTCACAATTTCTGAAGAGGGCTTCTCTGTAGTACAGTGTTGTTCACAGAAATATAATGGAAgccatatttataatttaaaatttctagtaggcatgttttttaaaaagtacaagtaaacatataaaatcagtattagtaatatattttatttatccaaatatataaaatattatcctTTCAGCATGTATTCAGTATAAAAtcattaatgagatattttacattctcttttttttcatactGAGTCTTCAAAATCTTATTATATTTTACACATATAGCATGCATCATGTGAAATAAGGACAActcaagtgctcaatagctgtATTGAGCAGTTATTATTGACTAGTATATTGGACACCATATgatcaatatttataaatatcatgGATACatctaaaaatgtatatttttggtaAGGGTCTATATATAGCTGTAATACTGACTCCATTGATTGCATAAGTCAatttttctgtttgaaaaaaaTCTACTGAatcttcccaatttttaaaaaagatatattaaaatatcCCCTTCTAAGGATGCATgggtcattcagtggtagaatgttcgccttccatgtggaagacccaggttggattcctggactatgcacctaaaaaagaaaagaaaaagtaaaaacaatatcCCCTTCTAACTGAATTTTGATCATGTTTTGGggttttaataatttttgatATATGTGCTAGATTGTTTGGTACACATAGGTTTATGATTCTTGTATTTTCCCCATAGAATTTGCTTTTGTCATTAAATAATATCCCTAACCATCTACCTTATATGATGTCAGTGTTGCTTAACTTGTTCTTTTTGTATTCCTTGAAACTCATACTTTTACATGTTTATCTGTGAAGACCACATTTTATTATTACTAGTAGTAGTagtataaacacatttttaaataaactctaATCTCATAGTCTCTTTTAACATAAGATTTGGTTTGGTCATGCAATGTGTatgcttaattttattctttccatttcgTGTAAGCTTATTcttcttattgatttctttttccttgttaatTTTGGAAGTCTACCTATCTGCAAATAGAGAGGTGTTATATCTTTCCTGTCGCTTCTTTCCTGGGGCTTCCAGTCAAGCACACATTTCTCTACTCTCGTATGAAAGCAAAATGCCAAGCATTTCTTCTACCAAGGTGcttggtttgcttttttattttacttttaattcatcTTCAAATTAACTCCATTATATCTTCCAGtatttttcctggaatataataAATTGATAATTTAGGAAGTCTTTATATACCTAAGACTGTCTCTTACTCCACTCTGAGTGCCAATTTGTTTGGGTACAGATTTATTAACTTCTTTCTTATGAGCTGGTATTCTCTACTGTGCAGAAGAAATCCATAACTAGTCTTATTTCGGTTCTTCAGAAGTAGCATACTTTTTGCTCCTTGTTTTATTCTTATATCCGAGAGACTGATCTTTTTGCATGACATTGTCCCAAAATTTAGTGGATTAGTTTCCCAGTGCTACTGGAAcagattaccacaaacttagtggctcaaAACAACCCAAGCTTATTATCTTATGCATTTATTGTCTAGAAGACTGAGTCTCACTGGAATAAAATCAAGGTGCAGGACCCTGTTTCTTCTGAAGGCCCTAGGGATAATATGTTTCAGTGCCCTCTCCAGCTCCTAGAGGCTGCCCACTTTCATTGACTCCtggcctccttcctccttcctgaaaGCCAGCAGTGCAGCCTCCTGAAATCCTAAACTCTTCTGCCTCCCGCTTTCatttataaggacccttgtgattacattggccccacccagataatccaagaTATTCTATTTCAAGACCCTTCGTTTAAGtatatctgcaaaatcccttttctcatgtaaataacatatacacagctTCTGGGGTTTAAGACATTGAGCTATTATTTTGCCTACCATGCACAGGAAGCCCAAAGTTAAATTCAGGTTTACTGAAAGCTTGAACATTGTCCTCTGTTAAATCGCTGAACTTTTTGTTCTGATTTATAATTTGGGAAGACCTGTCATTCCTAGATTTCTATTCTCCAGGCTTCATCACTCTCATTTTacacctcagttttcttatcttctCTATCCCCACCCTCCCTGCCTTCATTCTGAGTGAGCATGTCCaagtcactgattttattttctgcattccCAATTGTGGTCTTTATTGCTTTTAAcctacactttttaaaaattcagttttggCTTGTTTCAAGTTagttactcccttcccctctACCCATATATGACTATAATCATGTTCaacaaataattttgttttcataaattcCCAAGGAAGAGAATTCctctgaattttgtcaagtatAGATACCCTAAATAAGGACACTCCTTGCTTTACATAAACTTTCTCATCCCCtgagtggaaaaagaaaaacattaaaaacaaataaggaGATTGTGAGGCTGGGTTTCTGTTTGGTTTTACTACCAGTTGCAGATTAACAGGAGGAGAGCATTTTAGAAGATACCAAATTGCCAAAATTCGCTGAATGAGATAAAAGTGGAGAATAGGCTATTGTGTTCAGTAACGAGGCCACTGACAACTCCTCAGAGGATAATCTCACTAGACTAGTGGTGAAGGAAGTTCTATtgaaaggattcagaagagagtgggaggagagaaaatgagatgaatGTGCATTTACTGAGAAATTGGAATGAGAAAGTGGAATTAGATAGTTCATAGAGAGTCAGATGAATGATTTTCCATAGCAGGGAAGATCTCTTGTTTTGATACAGAAGAGTAGGACCAGAGGTGGAAAAAGATGATTTATCCTTTAATgattgtcttaatttgccagagcTTCTATGATAAATACTGCACAATAGGTTGGCTTCAGCAACAAGCATTTGTCtctaagctagaagtccaaaatcaacacGACAGCCAACCAGGCTTCCTCCCGCGATCAGCATGTAGTGGTGATGGCAGTCCCCTGTCACGTGGTGGTCTCTCCTTCCTGGACCTACTGCTGCCTGACGGCATCCTCCCTTCCCCTCTATAAGgcttcctcccttcccctctaGTCACATGGATCAAGACTCACCTGCtatctccaaaggtcctatttacaaatgcctGGCTCCCTTGTTTAAGTATCACGTTTTAAAGGTTTTTACATGTTGTAGCCTTACATTTTATTGGTGAATACTATTCAATTCTGTAGATACACCAAGTTTTATGAAACTACTCATCTgatggacattttcttttttcctacttttggCTCTTATGcatcatgctgctatgaacattagcataaagttttGTGTGAATATGTGTTTCCAGTTCTCTTGGACATATATGTAGGAATGTGTTTTAATCCAAAACCCATTTCGTGGCATTCCTTtgatatgtgatatatatatattttcacccATGGGTgggttttcttttcacatttttgatggtatcctttgaagcataaaaaCCTTAAATTTGATGAGCACAATTTACCTGTCTTCTTTTCTTGCTTCTGCTTGTGGTATTATATCTAAAAATACAAACTAACCCAGAATCATAAAAATTTACACTTagtttttcttctaagagttttatacttttagctcttatattgggtcattgatccattttaagttaaacTTTTCTTCTTGTAGGATTGAGGAAGGGGTTCaacatcagaaggtcctacttacaatgggttcatgtgcattggattagatttaaaaacatgtttttctggggtatataagcTTTGTACTGACAAGGCAAAATTGCTGGACTGTAGGACTACATGTCTATTTTTTGAGCGAATTCTGGACTATTTTCCAAAGAGGCCACACCATGTTATTTTATTGTCATGAAATACACATAACAtgtaatttaacattttaacaatTGTAAAGTGCACAATTTTGTGGCATTGAGTGGCTTACACAATGTTGTGTGCCATCCCCATGATCTGGTCcaggacattttcatcatcccaaatggaAACCCCCTACTCTTTAGGCAGCACTCCTCATTCTCCCTCCACCTGGCCCTTGGCAACGGTCAATCTCTTTCTCTtactatggatttgcctattctggatattttatataaatggaatcatacaatatgtggtctttgtgtcttgcttctttcagcattgtgttttcatggttcatccatcATAGCATCTGTCAGaccttcctttttatggctgaagaatattccattgtatggagagACCACATTCGTCAGTGGATGGACATTTCAAGTGTTTCCACCTTTCAGCTATTGTGAATAGTTCTGTTATGATCATTCATGTGTACGAGTTTGTGTTTGAAtacttgttttcaattctttcgggtatatacctaggagcaAAATTGCAGGGTCATGTGTAATTCAATGCTTAACTTACTGAAGAACTACTAAACCGTTTCCTTCCATGCCTGTACCAATTTATCCTCCCACcaccaatgaatgagtgttcaaATTTATCCAGGTTCTCATTAacattaattgtttttgttttcttttcttgtctctcttttttttttaatattttattatagctCTCCTGGCTGGGATGAAGTAAATcttattgtggtttgatttgcatttccctaataactaatgacattgagcatcttttcatgtactcatTGGTCgttggtatatcttctttggagcaaTGCCTATTTGAGTCCTTTGTCCAGTTTTtaattatgtttgttttttgtttgttgagttataggagttctttatacagctgggtattaaacccttatcagatatgtgatatatatttttcacccatgtgtgggttttcttttcacatttttgatGGTATCCTTTGAAGCATAAGCAGGATTTCCCACACTGCTTTATTGAGGATGATGATAGGCAGGAAAATAGCAGCAGCTCACGTTTGTGGAGTAGATCTATATGCCAGGAACTGCTCCAAGCACTGCACTTTAATTATCTCAAGAATACCAGGTGGTGCCATGTTCAAGCCATTTTGCAGATGATGTTTGCTACAGCCTTAAAATCAGTAGACCCACTTAATCCTTAAACCAACCTAATGCTTCCTGCACCCAGCACCTTACAAGTTGAATAAATGATGATATTCTAAAGGATACACCCGAGTTTGGATGATTCAAAAAGAACTTCGGGATCTTCTTCTGATGACACAGTGTATCAGTCTCCCATGGCTGCCTGTATCAAACTACCATAACCTTAGTGAGTAAGAAAACATATTCATTATCTTACATTTCTGGAGGTTAGAATTCTGAAATGggtttcactgggctaaaatccaGTCATCAGCAGGTTTGCAGTCTTTTCTCATGGCTCTAGAGGGACATGTGCTTCCtagccttttccagcttctagaggctgc
Coding sequences:
- the LOC143678265 gene encoding UDP-glucuronosyltransferase 1A3-like isoform X4; the encoded protein is MGLMLFLDLGPWAEGGKVLVVPTEGSHWLSMRKLVQELSARSHQAVVLGPEVNMHIKGTDFFTLKTYATPHTQEEYDHLLGAHSHMIFEQIHYLKMFFKSIEILKKASMLYHISCTELLHEKELIRSLNASSFDVVLTDPIYPCGSLLAEYLSMPAVYFLRLIPCDLDYEGTQCPNPSSYIPRFLMMNSDHMTFLQRVKNMLYPLTLKYICHVSFFPYASLATELLQRQMSPVDIFRYRSVWVFRGDFVMDYPRPIMPNMVFIGGINCAHRKPLPQEFEAYVNASGEHGIVVFSLGSMVSDIPEKKAMEIADALSKIPQTVLWRYTGNPPSNLGKNTKLVKWLPQNDLLGHPKTRAFITHAGSHGIYEGICNGVPMVMMPLFGDQMDNAKRMDSRGAGVTLNVLEMTSEDLENAIKTVINDKSYKENIMRLSSLHKDRPVEPLDLAVFWVEFVMRHKGAPHLRPAAHDLTWYQYHSLDVIGFLLAVVLTALFVTWKCCLFGYRRCFGKKAPVKKTPKSKAH